A window of the Oncorhynchus mykiss isolate Arlee chromosome 15, USDA_OmykA_1.1, whole genome shotgun sequence genome harbors these coding sequences:
- the ggh gene encoding gamma-glutamyl hydrolase isoform X1: MSNFALLFCFGFSTLSSCTALKRNDEPIIGVLAQEVYSPRPQNASYIAASYVKFLESAGARVVPVMINKTLEEYKTLFNSINGILYPGGGVSILTSGYAKAARIFYELAIEANSRGDYFPVWGTCLGFEELTYLTSGKMLLSHTNTSGVALPLVFTNRSRESRMFKGFPSEVLDALASEPITENSHKWSLTLAIYNSNADLRKFYKVLTTSSDGINEFVSTMEAYGFPIYGTQWHPEKNAFEWTKTYIPHSPLAVKVTFFMADFFVNEARKNFHKFEDEEVEKRALIYNYNPVYIGIKSAFEQIYYF, encoded by the exons ATGAGCAATTTTGCCCTACTGTTTTGTTTTGGTTTCTCAACTTTGTCCTCGTGCACAGCGCTGAAGAGGAACGACGAGCCTATTATCG GTGTTTTAGCGCAGGAGGTATACTCGCCTCGACCGCAGAATGCGTCTTATATAGCCGCATCGTATGTCAAGTTCCTGGAGTCTGCTGGAGCAAGAGTCGTCCCTGTGAT GATAAATAAGACACTGGAAGAGTACAAAACACTGTTCAACTCCATTAATGG AATACTCTACCCTGGTGGTGGTGTTAGCATCCTCACATCTGGGTATGCAAAGGCTGCTAGAATCTTTTATGAGCTTGCCATAGAG GCCAACTCAAGGGGTGACTATTTCCCTGTATGGGGCACGTGTCTTGGATTCGAGGAACTGACGTACCTGACCAGTGGAAAGATGCTTCTGTCCCACACCAATACCAGTGGTGTGGCATTGCCACTGGTGTTTACTAACA GATCAAGAGAGAGTAGGATGTTCAAGGGCTTCCCATCAGAGGTCCTGGATGCCCTGGCCTCTGAGCCAATCACTGAAAACTCCCATAAATGGAGTCTCACTTTGGCG ATTTATAACAGCAATGCAGACCTTAGGAAGTTCTACAAAGTCCTGACCACAAGCAGCGATGGGATAAACGAGTTTGTGTCAACTATGGAAG CATATGGCTTCCCCATCTATGGAACCCAATGGCACCCTGAAAAGAATGCATTTGAATGGACAAAGACGTACATTCCACACTCTCCATTGGCTGTAAAGGTTACTTTCTTCATGGCCGATTTCTTTGTCAATGAAG CTAGAAAAAACTTTCACAAATTTgaggatgaggaggtggagaagagggCACTGATATATAACTACAATCCTGTGTACATTGGAATCAAGTCTGCCTTTGAACAAATATATTACTTTTGA
- the ggh gene encoding gamma-glutamyl hydrolase isoform X2, which translates to MIGVLAQEVYSPRPQNASYIAASYVKFLESAGARVVPVMINKTLEEYKTLFNSINGILYPGGGVSILTSGYAKAARIFYELAIEANSRGDYFPVWGTCLGFEELTYLTSGKMLLSHTNTSGVALPLVFTNRSRESRMFKGFPSEVLDALASEPITENSHKWSLTLAIYNSNADLRKFYKVLTTSSDGINEFVSTMEAYGFPIYGTQWHPEKNAFEWTKTYIPHSPLAVKVTFFMADFFVNEARKNFHKFEDEEVEKRALIYNYNPVYIGIKSAFEQIYYF; encoded by the exons ATGATAG GTGTTTTAGCGCAGGAGGTATACTCGCCTCGACCGCAGAATGCGTCTTATATAGCCGCATCGTATGTCAAGTTCCTGGAGTCTGCTGGAGCAAGAGTCGTCCCTGTGAT GATAAATAAGACACTGGAAGAGTACAAAACACTGTTCAACTCCATTAATGG AATACTCTACCCTGGTGGTGGTGTTAGCATCCTCACATCTGGGTATGCAAAGGCTGCTAGAATCTTTTATGAGCTTGCCATAGAG GCCAACTCAAGGGGTGACTATTTCCCTGTATGGGGCACGTGTCTTGGATTCGAGGAACTGACGTACCTGACCAGTGGAAAGATGCTTCTGTCCCACACCAATACCAGTGGTGTGGCATTGCCACTGGTGTTTACTAACA GATCAAGAGAGAGTAGGATGTTCAAGGGCTTCCCATCAGAGGTCCTGGATGCCCTGGCCTCTGAGCCAATCACTGAAAACTCCCATAAATGGAGTCTCACTTTGGCG ATTTATAACAGCAATGCAGACCTTAGGAAGTTCTACAAAGTCCTGACCACAAGCAGCGATGGGATAAACGAGTTTGTGTCAACTATGGAAG CATATGGCTTCCCCATCTATGGAACCCAATGGCACCCTGAAAAGAATGCATTTGAATGGACAAAGACGTACATTCCACACTCTCCATTGGCTGTAAAGGTTACTTTCTTCATGGCCGATTTCTTTGTCAATGAAG CTAGAAAAAACTTTCACAAATTTgaggatgaggaggtggagaagagggCACTGATATATAACTACAATCCTGTGTACATTGGAATCAAGTCTGCCTTTGAACAAATATATTACTTTTGA